In Trichoderma atroviride chromosome 2, complete sequence, one DNA window encodes the following:
- a CDS encoding uncharacterized protein (BUSCO:EOG092D46GG): MSSIKGPAPQHHDGSSLRIGIVHARWNIAIIEPLVAGAKAKLLEAGVKESNIVVQSCPGAWELPIAVQRLYSASQIQSNASGAPSATDLLGASTHDLTALSGSDSSSGPFDAIIAIGVLIKGETMHFEYIADSASQGLMRVQLDIGIPVIFGILTVLNDEQAKSRAGISTSAEGKGHNHGEDWGLAAVEMGVKKNELAAGKILG, from the exons ATGTCTTCCATCAAGGGCCCCGCTCCTCAGCACCACGACGGCTCCAGCCTgcgcatcggcatcgtccaCGCGCGCTGgaacatcgccatcatcgagccCCTCGTCGCCGGCGCAAAGGCCAAGCTCCTGGAAGCCGGTGTCAAGGAGTCCAACATTGTCGTCCAGTCTTGCCCCGGCGCATGGGAGCTTCCCATTGCTGTCCAGCG GCTATACTCTGCTTCTCAGATCCAGTCCAATGCTTCCGGCGCCCCCTCCGCGACCGATCTCCTCGGCGCTTCCACCCACGACCTAACCGCCCTCTCCGGCAGCGACTCCAGCAGCGGGCCCTTTGACGCAATCATTGCCATTGGCGTGCTCATCAAGGGCGAGACCATGCACTTTGAGTACATTGCCGACTCTGCCTCGCAGGGCCTCATGCGCGTCCAGCTCGACATTGGCATCCCCGTCATTTTCGGCATCTTGACCGTGCTCAACGACGAGCAGGCAAAGTCCCGCGCGGGTATTAGCACAAGCGCCGAAGGCAAGGGCCACAATCACGGAGAAGACTGGGGCTTGGCGGCTGTCGAGATGGGCGTCAAGAAGAACGAGCTGGCTGCGGGCAAGATTCTTGGCTAG
- a CDS encoding uncharacterized protein (EggNog:ENOG41) — MPISALPQSTVRTLGSSITITTPCGVVKELIDNAIDAGASYIEVAVSSNHLDTIRVRDDGHGIDIDDFDALGRRAHTSKLRAFDELGSRARETFGFRGEALAAMNTFAAVSITTRTPNDVVATRLQLKRAVGGAENRSPASAPVGTTVQVTKLFDTLPPRKQYSLKNSAKYIKSTRDLLKAYVLARPVLRLSFKVLGEATGSWSYAPACAADINEAALQIFGKPLASSCIHVSRNSACDQAELPQASQQVAEDFILEAFMPKPGFDVHAVKGKGLYLSVDSRPLSATCGIAKTITAIFKNHLNRATDGTKSGISIPNPFLRLNIRCPAYSYDANVAPLKDEVLFGDENKIIASFTGLCQRVYAERYVEHPFSAPKRSKPEEGMRNSVGHFEDSEDIYAVEDLDSFQSTSQGDHAAAQTTTSLPLPREPESQSEALLTRMRTSKIVNMSRTSSNSTDEDSTINSVNIQVPCSLITAAQIPPRQKPQVPKISASENIERYLLPRKNDDFRIATDETATEGNPLQRNLPESPPGTADRMPLQPLTRSMLNAMNGQPESESDVSSTELETATLDDDIERTNNVNTREERAQQISLVPTLPLLDQETSAFHSPRQPGNIAEWPTPPSSFLRNERSSNPPFRPPGRPSERESPTGNTAVRPRPRAPPTSRVIAFTLPGENRNRRRATHNQATDRELDMSRANLRDNRPQTYFQGVQGLNRREDSTTNAFELASQPDTSRQNASQPNFLSHGPSHRSHVMQAPLPDSRSLGTISRPKAARDESNGRDSLPATPQRDIRPPIKAPVCDNAPKRAPLRDTDDELEDPRFYLIKRRRSQASHGIARRLSSRRLPLSVTPNYLAMYNTSISRKISLKKVKTLAKQTCFQGYDIISDDRGNVRAFENMEEAGKIASRLQDAVDSWKQTQNQATEVEHKPRSVVKGKKTALTDQ; from the coding sequence ATGCCCATATCAGCTCTTCCCCAGTCCACTGTTCGAACTCTAGGCTCCTCAATTACCATCACCACTCCTTGCGGCGTGGTCAAGGAGCTCATTGACAATGCCATTGACGCTGGAGCCAGCTATATTGAAGTTGCAGTCTCTTCCAACCATCTTGATACGATCCGAGTCCGAGACGATGGCCATGGAATCGACATCGACGACTTTGATGCCCTGGGCCGGCGAGCTCATACTAGCAAGTTGAGAGCATTTGATGAGCTTGGATCAAGAGCTAGGGAAACATTCGGCTTTCGCGGCGAAGCACTTGCAGCAATGAACACTTTCGCTGCCGTCTCCATCACCACTCGGACACCAAATGATGTGGTGGCGACTCGTTTACAGCTCAAGCGCGCTGTTGGAGGAGCGGAGAATAGATCCCCTGCATCAGCTCCCGTTGGTACAACCGTCCAAGTTACGAAGCTCTTTGATACGTTGCCCCCTAGAAAGCAATATTCTTTGAAGAACAGCGCCAAGTACATCAAATCTACCAGGGATCTCTTGAAAGCATATGTGTTAGCTCGGCCTGTTCTCAGGTTATCATTTAAAGTACTCGGCGAGGCTACAGGCAGCTGGTCATATGCTCCAGCTTGTGCGGCAGATATCAACGAGGCCGCTCTACAGATATTCGGAAAGCctttggccagcagctgtATCCATGTGTCTCGTAATTCCGCATGCGATCAAGCCGAACTCCCCCAGGCCAGCCAACAGGTAGCCGAAGATTTTATACTGGAAGCTTTCATGCCAAAGCCCGGTTTTGACGTCCATGCcgtcaaaggcaaaggcctcTACTTATCAGTCGACTCAAGGCCACTCTCAGCTACTTGTGGCATAGCCAAGACAATCACAGCCATTTTCAAAAACCATTTAAACAGAGCCACAGATGGCACAAAATCTGGTATCAGCATACCCAACCCTTTTTTACGGCTCAATATTCGCTGTCCAGCCTATAGTTACGATGCGAACGTTGCGCCGCTGAAAGACGAAGTTTTATTTGGAGACGAAAATAAAATCATTGCTAGTTTTACGGGATTATGCCAGCGAGTATATGCCGAGCGATACGTGGAACACCCTTTTTCAGCCCCAAAGCGTTCGAAGCCCGAAGAGGGGATGCGGAACTCAGTAGGGCATTTTGAGGATAGTGAGGATATATACGCTGTGGAAGATTTGGACTCATTTCAGAGTACATCACAAGGAGACCATGCAGCCGCTCAAACCACTACATCACTGCCTTTACCTCGTGAGCCGGAGTCACAAAGTGAAGCATTACTAACTAGGATGAGGACATCAAAGATTGTCAATATGTCTCGTACCAGCAGCAATTCTACCGACGAAGACAGCACAATCAACAGCGTTAATATACAAGTGCCTTGTTCACTCATCACTGCAGCTCAAATCCCACCTAGACAGAAGCCACAAGTCCCCAAAATTTCTGCGTCAGAGAACATTGAACGATATCTACTCCCGCGGAAGAATGACGATTTTCGGATTGCAACTGATGAGACGGCGACCGAGGGAAACCCCTTGCAGAGAAATCTCCCAGAATCACCTCCCGGTACAGCTGACCGTATGCCTTTGCAGCCTTTGACTAGATCCATGTTAAATGCGATGAATGGTCAACCAGAGTCGGAATCAGATGTGTCTAGTACAGAGCTCGAGACAGCAACATTGGATGATGATATAGAGAGGACAAACAACGTCAATaccagagaagagagagcccAGCAAATCTCACTCGTTCCTACTCTGCCTTTGCTGGATCAAGAAACCTCGGCGTTTCACTCTCCACGCCAGCCAGGAAATATTGCGGAATGGCCAACCCCTCCGTCTAGCTTTTTACGAAACGAGAGATCCTCCAACCCTCCGTTCAGACCTCCGGGGAGACCTTCTGAGAGAGAAAGCCCTACAGGAAATACCGCAGTGCGACCTCGGCCCAGAGCTCCGCCAACCAGCAGAGTAATAGCTTTTACACTGCCAGGAGAGAATCGCAACCGGCGGCGAGCGACACATAACCAGGCGACGGACCGAGAACTAGACATGTCGAGAGCCAACCTGAGAGATAACCGACCTCAGACATACTTCCAAGGAGTTCAAGGGCTGAATCGTCGGGAAGACAGCACGACTAATGCTTTTGAACTAGCATCGCAACCGGATACCAGCCGGCAAAATGCTTCACAGCCGAATTTCCTCTCACATGGACCAAGTCATCGCTCTCATGTTATGCAAGCGCCTTTGCCGGATAGTCGATCTCTTGGAACCATATCACGGCCCAAGGCGGCCCGAGATGAGTCAAATGGGCGCGATAGTCTCCCAGCAACTCCTCAGCGAGATATTCGCCCACCAATCAAGGCTCCTGTTTGCGATAATGCCCCAAAAAGAGCACCTCTTAGAGATACTGATGACGAGCTTGAAGATCCGAGATTCTATCTTATCAAGAGGCGGCGTTCACAAGCAAGCCATGGCATTGCGAGGCGACTGTCATCTCGCCGACTTCCCCTCTCAGTGACACCAAATTACCTGGCTATGTATAATACCTCAATCTCTCGTAAGATCTCTCTGAAAAAGGTCAAAACTTTGGCAAAACAAACTTGTTTCCAGGGCTACGATATTATATCAGACGACAGGGGTAACGTAAGAGCTTTTGAAAACATGGAGGAAGCTGGCAAGATAGCATCCCGTCTTCAGGATGCAGTTGACTCGTGGAAGCAGACACAGAATCAGGCGACTGAAGTGGAACACAAGCCACGATCGGTCGTCAAAGGTAAGAAGACCGCACTTACTGACCAATAA
- a CDS encoding uncharacterized protein (EggNog:ENOG41~TransMembrane:6 (i150-171o177-198i219-236o256-277i289-309o315-334i)) yields the protein MYIDCLLDSSIPHELLNEYADELEASAFRSVDVPDTIAEETPQASYKSQSHLDQANGTYGSISNTATVHNSSSSSTLKGSQPQRRTPKDIFRSSENLPLLQHQDDEGVDSEPPSRPQSPQPATPKEAGPRPNLPWLEDADLDHDDPIVTFAIWINLIANIILLAGKIAVIISVPSMSVLAALVDAVLDLLSTAIVWTTTRLISSSQRDQHNYPVGRSRLEPLGVLVFSVIMVTSFFQVSLECVQRLAGPDHQVLQLGMPAIIIMITTIVIKGGCWLWCRLVKNSSVRALADDAITDVVFNIGSILFPLVGFYGRIWWLDASGGLLLSLVVILIWSRTSAQHIRNLTGFSAQPDERNLLLYLTMRFATAIRQIQNLRAYHAGDKLFVEVDIVLSAITPLKDSHDLSEVLTYFLESVPIVDRAFVHVDYLSYNAPTHMLKQPAT from the exons atgtatatcgACTGTCTTCTTGATTCTTCCATTCCCCATGAGCTCCTGAACGAATATGCGGATGAGCTCGAGGCCTCGGCCTTTAGATCCGTTGACGTTCCAGATACCATTGCCGAAGAAACCCCCCAGGCCTCGTACAAGTCCCAGTCACATCTAGATCAGGCCAATGGAACATATGGCTCCATCAGTAACACCGCCACCGTGCACAATAGCAGCTCATCGTCAACTCTCAAGGGGTCACAGCCCCAGAGACGAACTCCAAAGGACATTTTCCGCTCTTCTGAGAACCTGCCTCTGTTACAGCAccaagacgacgagggcgtCGACAGCGAGCCGCCCTCGCGACCGCAGTCCCCTCAGCCGGCTACACCCAAAGAAGCTGGCCCTCGCCCAAATCTTCCGTGGCTGGAGGATGCTGACTTGGATCACGACGACCCCATTGTGACTTTTGCGATTTGGATCAACCTCATTGCAAATATCATTCTCCTGGCAGGTAAAATTGCCGTCATCATCTCGGTGCCTTCCATGTCTGTCCTTGCAGCCCTGGTCGACGCTGTCCTTGATTTGCTGAGTACTGCCATCGTCTGGACGACAACACGGCTGATCTCCTCAAGCCAGCGGGACCAGCACAATTATCCTGTTGGACGGTCGCG ATTGGAGCCTCTCGGCGTGCTGGTTTTCTCGGTCATCATGGTGACCTCCTTTTTCCAAGTCAGCCTTGAATGTGTTCAGCGACTTGCTGGCCCTGATCACCAGGTCCTCCAGCTGGGAATGccggccatcatcatcatgataACGACTATTGTAATCAAAGGTGGCTGCTGGCTATGGTGCCGTCTTGTTAAAAATTCAAGTGTCCGAGCCTT AGCGGACGATGCCATCACTGATGTCGTGTTTAATATCGGCTCCATTCTGTTTCCACTGG TTGGCTTCTATGGCCGAATCTGGTGGCTTGACGCTTCCGGCggtctcctcctctccctcgtTGTGATTCTCATCTGGAGCCGCACCTCCGCCCAGCATATCCGCAATCTGACTGGATTCTCTGCCCAGCCTGATGAGCGAAACCTGCTGCTCTACCTCACCATGCGCTTTGCCACCGCCATCCGCCAGATCCAGAACCTGCGTGCCTATCACGCGGGCGACAAGCTTTTTGTGGAGGTGGACATTGTGCTCTCTGCTATTACGCCACTCAAAGACAGCCACGACCTGAGTGAAGTGCTCACCTATTTCCTCGAATCCGTTCCCATTGTGGACAGGGCGTTTGTTCACGTAGATTACTTGAGTTACAACGCGCCGACACACATGCTCAAGCAACCTGCTACATGA
- a CDS encoding uncharacterized protein (EggNog:ENOG41): MPRFSVAFARRKSNADELENAEVTPPGQGTFRVLERHDYSGVKSFDGGVKMARASGAMLAKPDFQADDNMFSDMKANRGSGLSNTTHTTSTDTSSRHSNASTAPSSADFSAGNLFHDDHRNGPPKSSSSDIHGRGNKSIGSKFLDRAGRTFSFGGQKKYSIPPPLEDPPHAGFAAAHAHHG, translated from the exons ATGCCTAGATTTTCGGTTGCCTTTGCTAGGCGGAAAAGCAACGCAGACGAACTCGAAAATGCTGAGGTGACGCCCCCAGGACAAGGAACATTCAGGGTCTTGGAACGCCACGACTACTCTGGCGTCAAATCGTTTGACGGTGgcgtcaagatggccagAGCCAGCGGAGCTATGCTTGCCAAGCCTGATTTCCAGGCAGACGACAACATGTTTTCTGATATGAAGGCGAACCG TGGGAGCGGCTTGTCCAATACCACGCATACCACGTCCACTGATACCTCTTCGCGCCATAGCAATGCCTCGACGGCACCCTCCTCGGCGGACTTTAGCGCAGGCAACCTGTTCCACGACGACCATCGAAATGGGCCACCCAAGAGCTCATCGTCGGATATACACGGCCGCGGAAACAAATCCATCGGATCCAAGTTCTTAGACCGAGCTGGCCGGACCTTTTCGTTTGGTGGACAGAAAAAGTACAGCATTCCTCCGCCGCTGGAAGACCCCCCCCATGCCGGATTtgccgccgcccatgcccATCATGGCTGA
- a CDS encoding uncharacterized protein (EggNog:ENOG41): protein MTPAEFEKYREDKIRHDRTNSTAKDDDEDDINYDDDEDEAEKSKQQVKQRRKQEAHMAVYRQQMMKVTGETNPTNGLGIPASMSAPQLSHVKHPSLDPAAASAMSGVPGAEDEADDDEEVPLAILQAHGFPNKNRPPTRLSTVGSNPNIRASAMLMPGRPTSSMGESAAARRHSTLPAFARNLPQDPFVGASIAQPAIRESLSFNEMGMGPKPPSPLPPGGLVGVIASEERQRAMRRGSPSVDPSRLMGSGYNTPGGTAIDPIAGIPAHMMYAQQQMGGGMPGMMAPHMMTPPPMLTVGDQAQLQMTQQMSQFMQMQMQFMQMMASNQTGGPQQAPPQLQSPYQQPYGGLMGNHSMVDISSQHSMMGEQTLEPRRGDYGSMRTMSMVQPNSAPMASPMPHPGYAGSIRSSHQGYAPSIAPSERSTIGLPNRYRPVSQAVNPAGLGHMQSQSFSGALSAYDSKNKTSMRIVNKSASDDEDDEEGWEAMKDKRDKKRSLWRSKKNLSSVI, encoded by the coding sequence ATGACCCCTGCGGAATTCGAAAAATATCGAGAAGATAAAATCCGTCATGATAGGACAAACAGCACTGCcaaggatgatgacgaagacgacatcaactacgacgatgacgaagacgaggctgaAAAGTCTAAGCAACAGgtgaagcagagaagaaagcaggAAGCTCACATGGCTGTGTATCGccagcagatgatgaaggtAACTGGTGAAACGAATCCAACAAACGGGCTTGGCATCCCGGCTTCAATGAGCGCACCGCAGCTCAGCCATGTAAAGCATCCTTCCCTTGACCCGGCGGCAGCGTCTGCCATGTCCGGCGTGCCTGGAGCGGAGGATGAggccgacgatgacgaggaggttCCTCTTGCCATCTTGCAGGCGCATGGATTCCCCAACAAGAACCGACCTCCCACTAGGCTCAGCACCGTGGGATCAAACCCCAACATTCGAGCCTCAGCTATGCTCATGCCGGGGCGTCCGACGTCATCAATGGGagaatctgctgctgcccgaCGCCACTCAACCCTTCCAGCATTTGCACGCAATTTGCCTCAGGATCCCTTTGTCGGAGCAAGCATTGCCCAACCTGCTATCAGAGAATCTCTATCCTTCAATGAAATGGGTATGGGCCCCAAGCCCCCGTCACCGCTTCCTCCTGGAGGCCTTGTTGGTGTAATTGCTAGTGAGGAACGCCAGCGAGCGATGCGGCGCGGAAGCCCAAGTGTCGACCCCTCAAGACTCATGGGCAGCGGCTACAACACACCCGGAGGCACTGCAATTGATCCTATTGCTGGTATCCCCGCGCATATGATGTatgcccagcagcagatgggaGGTGGAATGCCGGGCATGATGGCTCCTCACATGATGACACCGCCACCGATGCTTACTGTGGGCGACCAGGCTCAGCTCCAGATGACGCAGCAAATGTCGCAGTttatgcagatgcagatgcaattcatgcagatgatggcttCAAACCAAACCGGCGGGCCACAGCAGGCACCACCGCAGCTGCAGTCACCGTATCAACAGCCCTATGGTGGCCTCATGGGTAATCATTCCATGGTGGACATTTCTTCACAACACTCCATGATGGGCGAGCAGACTCTTGAGCCTCGTCGTGGTGACTATGGTAGCATGCGAACAATGAGTATGGTGCAGCCAAACTCGGCACCTATGGCTTCACCTATGCCTCACCCCGGATACGCCGGCTCCATCCGGTCATCTCATCAAGGATATGCTCCTTCGATTGCGCCATCAGAGCGAAGCACCATTGGTCTTCCCAACCGTTATAGACCTGTCTCCCAGGCCGTGAACCCGGCCGGACTTGGTCATATGCAGTCTCAATCGTTCTCAGGCGCTCTGTCCGCTTATGACAGCAAGAACAAGACCTCGATGAGGATTGTGAACAAGTCAGCTtctgatgacgaggacgacgaggaaggctgggaggcgatgaaggacaagagagacaagaagagaTCTCTGtggagaagcaagaagaatcTGAGCTCAGTGATCTGA
- a CDS encoding uncharacterized protein (EggNog:ENOG41~TransMembrane:6 (i289-310o316-337i358-375o395-416i428-448o454-473i)): MSSPTRPWLSHDDGFHSSPLHTRTSTLTTLIRSRSQQSLSSPRQSSPVPRHLVEDEETGPIRASRMRLEDEAMIERLLRDERRLSQILHGPQARSLRLIGRSNPRYRWEQYWKTEEELGTMRKPIRDFYQRTNSLIQQYMYIDCLLDSSIPHELLNEYADELEASAFRSVDVPDTIAEETPQASYKSQSHLDQANGTYGSISNTATVHNSSSSSTLKGSQPQRRTPKDIFRSSENLPLLQHQDDEGVDSEPPSRPQSPQPATPKEAGPRPNLPWLEDADLDHDDPIVTFAIWINLIANIILLAGKIAVIISVPSMSVLAALVDAVLDLLSTAIVWTTTRLISSSQRDQHNYPVGRSRLEPLGVLVFSVIMVTSFFQVSLECVQRLAGPDHQVLQLGMPAIIIMITTIVIKGGCWLWCRLVKNSSVRALADDAITDVVFNIGSILFPLVGFYGRIWWLDASGGLLLSLVVILIWSRTSAQHIRNLTGFSAQPDERNLLLYLTMRFATAIRQIQNLRAYHAGDKLFVEVDIVLSAITPLKDSHDLSEVLTYFLESVPIVDRAFVHVDYLSYNAPTHMLKQPAT; encoded by the exons ATGAGCTCACCAACCCGGCCTTGGCTTAGCCACGACGATGGTTTCcactcttctcctctgcaTACGCGAACAAGCACCCTGACAACATTGATCCGGTCCCGTTCCCAGCAGAGCCTATCGAGCCCTCGGCAGTCGTCTCCGGTGCCGCGCCATCTcgtggaggatgaagagacggGGCCTATACGGGCCTCGAGGATGCgccttgaagatgaggccATGATTGAGAGGCTCTTGCGGGACGAGCGGCGGCTGTCGCAGATTCTGCACGGTCCGCAGGCGCGGAGCTTGAGGCTCATCGGGAGAAGCAACCCGCGGTATCGCTGGGAGCAGTACTGGAAGACGGAAGAAGAACTCGGCACGATGAGGAAACCGAT ACGCGACTTCTACCAGAGGACAAACTCGCTTATTCaacagtacatgtatatcgACTGTCTTCTTGATTCTTCCATTCCCCATGAGCTCCTGAACGAATATGCGGATGAGCTCGAGGCCTCGGCCTTTAGATCCGTTGACGTTCCAGATACCATTGCCGAAGAAACCCCCCAGGCCTCGTACAAGTCCCAGTCACATCTAGATCAGGCCAATGGAACATATGGCTCCATCAGTAACACCGCCACCGTGCACAATAGCAGCTCATCGTCAACTCTCAAGGGGTCACAGCCCCAGAGACGAACTCCAAAGGACATTTTCCGCTCTTCTGAGAACCTGCCTCTGTTACAGCAccaagacgacgagggcgtCGACAGCGAGCCGCCCTCGCGACCGCAGTCCCCTCAGCCGGCTACACCCAAAGAAGCTGGCCCTCGCCCAAATCTTCCGTGGCTGGAGGATGCTGACTTGGATCACGACGACCCCATTGTGACTTTTGCGATTTGGATCAACCTCATTGCAAATATCATTCTCCTGGCAGGTAAAATTGCCGTCATCATCTCGGTGCCTTCCATGTCTGTCCTTGCAGCCCTGGTCGACGCTGTCCTTGATTTGCTGAGTACTGCCATCGTCTGGACGACAACACGGCTGATCTCCTCAAGCCAGCGGGACCAGCACAATTATCCTGTTGGACGGTCGCG ATTGGAGCCTCTCGGCGTGCTGGTTTTCTCGGTCATCATGGTGACCTCCTTTTTCCAAGTCAGCCTTGAATGTGTTCAGCGACTTGCTGGCCCTGATCACCAGGTCCTCCAGCTGGGAATGccggccatcatcatcatgataACGACTATTGTAATCAAAGGTGGCTGCTGGCTATGGTGCCGTCTTGTTAAAAATTCAAGTGTCCGAGCCTT AGCGGACGATGCCATCACTGATGTCGTGTTTAATATCGGCTCCATTCTGTTTCCACTGG TTGGCTTCTATGGCCGAATCTGGTGGCTTGACGCTTCCGGCggtctcctcctctccctcgtTGTGATTCTCATCTGGAGCCGCACCTCCGCCCAGCATATCCGCAATCTGACTGGATTCTCTGCCCAGCCTGATGAGCGAAACCTGCTGCTCTACCTCACCATGCGCTTTGCCACCGCCATCCGCCAGATCCAGAACCTGCGTGCCTATCACGCGGGCGACAAGCTTTTTGTGGAGGTGGACATTGTGCTCTCTGCTATTACGCCACTCAAAGACAGCCACGACCTGAGTGAAGTGCTCACCTATTTCCTCGAATCCGTTCCCATTGTGGACAGGGCGTTTGTTCACGTAGATTACTTGAGTTACAACGCGCCGACACACATGCTCAAGCAACCTGCTACATGA
- a CDS encoding uncharacterized protein (EggNog:ENOG41), translated as MGGDFGSMFSGSGFDKRASMATVKNDDLASPRFLTGNPQTHHQVPYSPDTATPAQPLLGAWNSPKDDDIGDDYPSDDEDPPPVPNHSASRYQSPARQAPVRKVSPPEQPPARQAPTHQPPPPPQRQSPIQEHAQPEEAQDDEDAKLLQETYTAIQLLSAEDDEFDENPQQGRYRREEDNFTVVPRAKPAPNSNNGGDGARPPCPLLHPIHPSS; from the coding sequence ATGGGTGGTGACTTTGGATCAATGTTTTCAGGATCAGGTTTCGATAAGAGGGCCAGCATGGCTACGGTAAAGAACGACGACTTGGCTTCTCCCCGGTTCCTCACTGGCAACCCGCAAACCCACCACCAGGTGCCATACAGCCCGGACACCGCGACGCCGGCCCAACCGCTGCTCGGCGCATGGAACTCGCCCAAAGACGACGACATTGGCGATGATTATCCatcagacgatgaagaccCCCCGCCTGTTCCGAACCATTCAGCTTCTCGGTACCAGTCTCCCGCTCGACAAGCGCCTGTCAGGAAAGTATCACCACCTGAGCAACCCCCAGCTCGCCAGGCGCCCACTCACCAGCCTCCGCCACCACCGCAGAGGCAGTCGCCAATTCAAGAGCATGCGCAGCCCGAAGAAGCAcaagacgatgaggatgcaAAGCTCCTCCAGGAAACTTACACTGCCATCCAGCTCCTGTCggctgaagatgacgaatTTGATGAAAACCCCCAGCAGGGGCGATACCGGCGAGAGGAGGATAATTTTACCGTAGTTCCGCGAGCCAAGCCCGCACCCAATTCTAACAACGGGGGAGACGGAGCCCGGCCCCCCTGTCCCCTCCTACACCCGATACATCCCTCCTCCTGA